The DNA sequence CAACCCACCCCCCTTTCCAGGACTAATCTCGCCCCTATTGGACTGatcctccctctctctggtccTGCGCCCCATCTCCCGGACTGACCTACCCCTCCAGTCTGCCCCCTCCTCCTCGGTCGGACACTCCCAACTTCTCCGGTTGGATATGCTCCCCCCTCCCAGTCCAAATCAACCAGACCTGACCTACCTCCGTCCttctgaccaccccccactgtcgaGCCCGAGCTGACCCCTCCTCCAGCCcaccagaaccccccctcccctccatctccatcGAGACTACCCAACCATCTCTCCTCCTCCTATCAGATCTGACCTGATAGCCCCCCACCCAACTTCCTCCAGCCCAACCCGACACCCTCCCCACTATTGTTTGAACCGCTTCCCTTTTAATTGTCCCATTAAACACCTCctttacagcagctagtgccaCAAAAAGGAGGCATTTCTAACCTCTCTGCTCCCCTGTTACTCTACGCCGATGTAGCCGGGGGTGCACTTCACtactcctgtctcacccagcctgtgaGGAAGATTGGGAAAGGCAGGGGCTTTGGAATCCCAGCGAAGGAAGTCCATCATGAGTGGCAATCCGCCAGAgactgccactctgaggaagttacgggccaCTATATGGTAAGAGGGCAATATATTCTTAGTAAAGTAGCATTACTGAGGTCTTtttgccagggccccgggttcgattcccggcttgggtcactgtctgtgtgaagtctgcacgtttgccccgtgtctgcgtggatttcctccggatactccagtttcttcccacaagtcctgagagacgagcttgttaggtgaattggacattctgaattctccctcagtgtacctgtgcaggcgccgtagtgtggcgactaggggattttcacagtaacttcattgcagtgttaatgcaagcctacttgtgatactaataaagattctaAGATTATTATAACCAACATATAAAGTTAATAAGCTACCACAAAGGCCTTTTAGAATTTGGTCCAACCCATTTAATTGTAACATAGCAACTGTCAATGATAGTTGATACATATGTCAAACACAATATCTGGAACAAAAGAATGTGATTGATTGAATGTCAATATGAGACTATTGTGTCATTACTATTTTAGAAATGTGCAGCGTTCTTTTTGTTGTTGCCTCAGCAGTTAAACCATACAAAGACTGTGCGCAGTAACCTTGGAGCTACTTAACACAAACCTCTACATAATTTCAAATTCTCAAATTGATAACATGATCTGATTTAGGCTCAGTGCCCTTTTATTCTTACAATTGGACTTACACTCAGGCTCAGTAACTGCTCCAGTTCCTTTCCCCATTGATGACATCAAATGCACTGTTCACAGAATCAATTGTGCATTATAACTGTAGGAACTGTGATAGTCTCGAGCGTCAGTTATGAGGTACATTAGTTTTGTTGCTAATTATGCAATCGTTTGGTTTATTACTGGTAAGATTTCATACTTCATGAATTACAAAGAACATTCTTGAGCAAACTGTAAAATAAATATACGCTCTGTCATACATATTTGACATTTCATAATTTTGAGTGTAGTAAATTAGCTGTATTACCAAAACATAATGTTTCTAACTCAATAGGGTATTCCATATCAGTGTCAGTATAGTTTTATTTTAAATGATTAGTCACAGCTAGTAAACATCGTGTTTACATTATGAGGACTGTCATATCAAGCTGTTTTAAGGATTTTTAAGTATCCCAAAATAAATACAAAGACTTGTTACTATAATGTAACCACATTATTACTGAACTAAATTTTTAAGCGCTGTCTGATGCTTACTTTTAGCAACTGAGGGGGGAATAAAAACTACTGCAAATGGTTGCTTTTTAGAAATCTTCTGAAATCCGTTGTAACCATTAACATTCCTCTAATCTTAGTAATCATCTTCTAGTTTATCTATTGAATGTAGCATAAGTATTTTTACTGGACTGCCAGGTATAATTACAGTTCCTGCTAATCAATACACAGTGAAAATGGAAAAATGTGACCTTTTGATATAGTCCGTGCTTACCTATGCTAATTATGATAATATCACTGCCAAAAGCAAATCTTTACCAAGACCCAGGGTGCTCTTGCTTTTATGCTGGTACAGCCATTCTTGCTATACTGTTAAAAGCAACTTCCTTTGAACCAATTCGACTCGAATTGTTGCAAGCTGAAAACAAGTGTGGAATTCACTTTTCACACATCTCTGTAAAGTTTGAACTTTATTCTCAAGATGTTTTGTAATTAGAAGTTAGCCCTTCAAAAAGTCCATCTCCAGTGGTTGCTGATGAAGGCTGAACATACCAGTTGCGATCTCGTATCCTAGTCAAGCCCAGCTTCTCCTGGGTCTCATGGGGTTTCATGGCATCAGGCAAGTCTTGCTTGTTTGCAAAGATCATAATAATGGCATCACGCAATTCTCGGTAATTTATGATGCGGTAGAGCTCTTGTCTGGCTTCGTCAATGCGATCTCTGTCGGCGCAGTCCACCACAAAGATCAGTCCCTGGGTGCCTGTGTAATAATGTCTCCAAAGAGGTTGGATCTTATCCTGACCACCTACATCCCAGACGTTGAAACAAACCTTCCTGTAAGTCACTGTCTCCACATTAAAGCCTACAGTCGGGATGGTACTGACAGGCTTTCGCAGTTTGAGTTTATACAATGCCGTAGTCTTCCCAGCTGCATCCAGGCCGAGCATCAGAATCCGCATTTCTTTGTTTCCAAAAATCTTCAACAGGAATTTACCCATTTTTCAAATCAATGCCAAAATAGGTTTTCAGAAATAATATTGGATGTAAACTGTGTAAACTTTAACAGTGTTAATTCTGAAGAACTGTTAATTGCTAGCCTTATCTCTATTTTAGAAAAAAAAAGCCCACAGGAGCTGACGAAAACCTGCTGCAGGGGAGGTAGCACTAAAGTGAGGTCTCTCGCTGGTCTGCCAGTTTCTTCTTGCTTGATCAGTTTAAATCAAATGCTAGCAAAAACACTTTTCCTCTTGACCCAACAGCTCAAAGTGTAAATCTCTACTTTGAAAAAGAAGTTGATTAACTTCTGAAATTCATCGGCTCACTATAACGGAGCGATTTTCAGTTTGCATGGTAAATAGCCCCAAATTAACTGTACAGATTACCAGAAAAGTGCAGAGTCAAACAGATTTGATACAGCCCCCTTCATTTTCTTCTTCTTCTGTTTAGTAGCTTAAGGCTGTACTCAGGCCTATAAACACCAGCTGCTGGAGGAGATATGCAATTACAGCAAAATCTTTATTGTGAAgcaattgtaagaagtcttacaacaccaggttaaagtccaacaggtttgtttcgaatcactacctttcggagcacagctccttcctcaagtgaaagaggtgggttccagaaacatatatatatagacaaagtcaatgatgcaagacgatactttgaatgtgagtctttgcaggtaattaagtctttgcaggtaattaagtctttacagatccagatggaGCAATTGGAGagtgggataatcacaggttaaagaggtgtgaattgtctcaagccaggacagttggtaagattttgcaagcccaggccagatggtgggggtgaatgtaatgcgacatgaatccaaggtcccagttgaggccgtacccatgtgtgcgcaacttggctgtaagtttctgcttgacagttctgcgttgtcgtgcttcctgaaggctgccttggagcatGCTTACCCGACGATCAGAGGCTGAGTGCCCttctactgaagtgttccccgactgcaagggaacattcctgcctggcgattgttgtgcgatatccgttcatccgttgtcacagcgtctgcatggtctcgccaatgtaccacacttcgggacatcctttcctgcagcgtatgaggtggacaacgttggccgagtcgcacgagtatgtaccatgtacctggtgggtggtgttctcacgtgtaatgatggtacccatgtcgatgatctggcacgtcttgcagagattgccatggcacggttgtgtggtgtcgtggtcactattctgaaggctgggtagtttgctgcaaacaatggtctgtttgaggttacgcggttgtttgaaggcaagtagtgggggtgtggggatgaccttggcaagatgttcgtcttcattgatgacgtgttgaaggctgcgaagaagatatcgtagtttctccgctccggggaagtactggacgacgaagggtgctctgtcagttgtgtcccatgtttgtcttctgaggaggtcagtgcggtgttttgctgtggcacgttggaactgtcgatcgatgagttgagtgccatatcctgttagtacgagggcatctttcagcgtctgtagatgtctgttacgctcctcctcgtctgagcagatcctctgtatatggagggcttgtctataggggatggcttctttaatgtgtttagggtgaaagctggagaagtggagcatctggAGGTTGtccgtgggcttgcagtaaagcaaagtgctgaggtgaccgtccttgatggagatgagtgtgtccaagaatacaaccgattctggagagtagtccatggtgagtctgatggtgggatggaacttattgatgtcatcgtgtagtcgtttcagtgattcttcgccgtgggtccaaaggaaaaaaatgtcattgatgtatctggtgtataacgttggttgatggTCCAATGCAGTGAGGAGGTCGTGTTCAaaattgtgcatgaagatgttggcatattgaggtgcgaatttggtctccatggctgttccgtgtgtctggatgaagaacttgttgtcgaaggtgaacacgttgtgatccagaatgaagcggatgagttgcagaattgcatctggagattggcagttgtcggtgttcagcactgaggctgttgcagcaatgccgtcgtcagggGGGATGCTGGTGTGGAGTGCCAAGatgtccattgtgacaaggaatgttcctgattcaactggtccatgggtgctgagtttctgtaagaagtctgtcGTATCGCGACTGAAGCTGGGCATTCCCTGTACGAAGGGTTTCaaaatgccctcgatgtagccagagaggttttcacacagggtcccattgcttgatacgataggacggcctgatgtgttggccttgtgtattttcgggaggcagtagagatctccaatgcggggagtacgtgggatgagagcactcaGGGCGTCAAGCCTACAAGGGATTGGGTGGTGCCAGTTCATCAGAATTGCCAGTTAATGAAGAGTTCCATTTACcaatggaataataataataatctttattgtcacaagtaggcttacattaacactgcaatcaagttactggaaCACAGTGCAATACCTGTATCATGAACTAATGTGCAAGTACACTGGAAATAAAGAACAGTATTTTTTTACTTTTAATTTTAAACTGTACATTAAAACAAAATAAAGTATCAAATAATATGGTTTTGGATAACTTCACAATTGCTTCTGATTGGTAAAGTGACGATTCGTATTAGGGGAACATCTGAACTTCCAGTTAATAGAGTGCTTGACAACACAAAATTGACCATATTTTCTTTACTCTTCATTATGTCTAATCTGTTTAACAAAATGTAACTATCGAAATACAAATTCAATCAATAGACGTTGATACAATTTTAAAGCATTCTCAAAATCTGAACTCTGAGTTAAGATAATTCCAACAGAGATTTCTGTAGTTCGTTTTGTTTTCAAAACATATACTTTATTCGG is a window from the Scyliorhinus torazame isolate Kashiwa2021f chromosome 1, sScyTor2.1, whole genome shotgun sequence genome containing:
- the LOC140409168 gene encoding ADP-ribosylation factor 6-like → MGKFLLKIFGNKEMRILMLGLDAAGKTTALYKLKLRKPVSTIPTVGFNVETVTYRKVCFNVWDVGGQDKIQPLWRHYYTGTQGLIFVVDCADRDRIDEARQELYRIINYRELRDAIIMIFANKQDLPDAMKPHETQEKLGLTRIRDRNWYVQPSSATTGDGLFEGLTSNYKTS